The following coding sequences are from one Myxococcales bacterium window:
- a CDS encoding ABC transporter permease translates to MPAYSNGPLLVPATAAPPANEGTGARPRRPSGLGSAGLVLMLAVLYFVLLLPVAPDLANIENLKLILSNMLPLLAVTLGQTFVLITKGIDLSVTAIIAAASVAGAAVMALPGWTGAAALLVGSLVMVGLGAAVGLINGLAVTKLTMPPFMVTLSTMMALSGAAVFGTRGTGIYGLPAVLAVLSQEELGGVPYAALLVVPLGVFAHVLLFRTLLGRWLFAVGRNPKTARVSGVPVHRTIVLAYVLCGGFTAVGALLYTGRLETGSPVLGQRIFLDVVGAAVMGGVSLFGGKGSVAGVLCGVLFITLIDNSLDILGFSSFAVLMTKGVVILMAAVLDATRARRVAA, encoded by the coding sequence ATGCCCGCATACTCAAATGGTCCGCTTCTGGTGCCTGCGACGGCGGCGCCGCCCGCCAACGAAGGTACGGGCGCGCGCCCGCGAAGGCCCTCGGGCCTTGGCTCGGCAGGTTTAGTGTTGATGCTGGCGGTCCTCTATTTCGTTCTGTTGTTGCCCGTGGCGCCCGATCTGGCGAACATCGAGAACCTCAAGCTGATCCTGTCGAATATGCTTCCTTTGCTCGCAGTCACGCTCGGACAGACCTTCGTCTTGATCACGAAGGGGATCGACCTATCCGTGACCGCGATTATCGCCGCCGCCTCGGTGGCGGGTGCTGCCGTCATGGCCCTGCCGGGGTGGACAGGCGCGGCGGCGCTCCTTGTCGGCTCCCTGGTGATGGTGGGCCTGGGTGCCGCCGTGGGTTTGATCAACGGACTGGCGGTTACGAAGCTCACCATGCCGCCCTTCATGGTCACGTTGTCGACGATGATGGCTCTGTCGGGTGCCGCCGTCTTCGGCACGCGAGGCACTGGCATCTATGGCCTTCCCGCGGTGCTGGCCGTGTTGTCGCAGGAGGAGCTGGGTGGTGTGCCTTACGCCGCTCTGCTAGTCGTGCCGCTTGGCGTTTTCGCCCACGTCCTCCTGTTTCGAACGCTTCTTGGGCGTTGGCTCTTCGCCGTGGGCCGAAACCCGAAGACGGCCCGCGTCTCGGGTGTGCCTGTGCACAGGACGATCGTCTTGGCGTACGTCCTGTGTGGAGGCTTCACCGCCGTGGGTGCCTTGCTCTACACGGGGCGGCTCGAGACGGGCTCACCGGTGCTGGGCCAACGCATCTTTCTCGACGTCGTCGGCGCGGCCGTGATGGGAGGCGTGAGCCTGTTTGGGGGGAAGGGCAGCGTGGCGGGCGTGCTGTGTGGCGTATTGTTCATCACGCTCATCGACAACAGCCTCGACATCCTTGGCTTCTCCAGCTTCGCCGTGCTCATGACGAAGGGCGTGGTCATTCTCATGGCGGCGGTTCTCGATGCAACGCGCGCGCGACGCGTGGCCGCGTAG
- a CDS encoding sugar ABC transporter ATP-binding protein: MTGPLESHAGESLVLQCQDVTKSYFGVRVLAGVSFSLAPGRALGLIGENGAGKSTLMNILGGVTQPDGGRLSVCGTPYVPKSPTEARAHGIAFIHQELNLFPNLSIAENIFLTGFPHAKRVPPWARLLAPIDRRRNAALTRTLLASVDLDVSPDARVDTLCPGERQLVEIAKALAFDARIVIFDEPTTSLTARECERLFGLIERLKREGRSVIFISHALEDVRRLCEDVVVLRDGEVVGQGPREAYPLDRMVSLMVGRKLEQLFPHRGTTPTDEPVLEVKDLAQPGVVDGISFTLRRGEVLGIAGLMGAGRSELARILFGLEPAALGQVVLSGAPFGHRSPAACIARGMGFLTENRRDEGLLMDADVRENVSLAALPRFSARAGLLDGAALAAEVDAIALAVGIPASKLEGAAVKTLSGGNQQKVVLAKWLLTEPDVFILDEPTRGVDVGAKSEIYALINHLVGRGAGVLMISSELEELIGMCDRIVVMHKGTVTGEFRKESFQREEILRQAFGGGLS, from the coding sequence ATGACGGGACCCCTCGAAAGTCACGCGGGTGAGAGCTTGGTTCTGCAGTGCCAGGACGTCACCAAGAGTTACTTCGGCGTCCGTGTGCTGGCGGGTGTCAGCTTCTCGCTCGCGCCGGGCCGTGCTCTCGGCCTGATCGGTGAGAACGGCGCAGGGAAGTCGACCCTGATGAACATCCTCGGGGGCGTCACGCAGCCCGATGGGGGCCGCCTGAGCGTGTGCGGGACCCCGTATGTGCCCAAGAGCCCCACGGAGGCGCGGGCCCACGGGATCGCGTTCATCCACCAAGAATTGAACTTGTTCCCGAATTTGTCGATCGCCGAGAACATCTTTCTCACGGGGTTTCCTCACGCGAAGCGGGTGCCGCCCTGGGCACGCCTTTTGGCGCCTATCGACCGAAGGCGGAACGCGGCGCTGACGCGGACTTTGCTGGCGTCCGTCGATCTCGACGTGTCGCCCGATGCGCGGGTCGACACGCTTTGTCCTGGCGAGCGGCAGCTGGTGGAGATCGCCAAGGCCCTGGCCTTCGACGCCCGCATCGTCATCTTCGACGAGCCCACCACGTCGCTGACCGCCAGGGAATGTGAGCGGCTCTTCGGCCTCATCGAAAGACTCAAGCGGGAGGGGCGCTCCGTGATTTTCATTTCGCATGCGCTCGAGGACGTGAGGCGGCTATGCGAGGACGTCGTGGTGTTGAGAGACGGTGAGGTGGTGGGGCAGGGCCCACGCGAGGCGTACCCGCTCGATCGGATGGTGTCGCTGATGGTGGGGCGGAAACTGGAGCAGCTCTTTCCGCACCGCGGGACGACGCCCACGGACGAGCCGGTGTTGGAGGTGAAGGACCTGGCACAACCGGGTGTCGTCGACGGCATCAGCTTTACCCTCCGCCGGGGAGAGGTGTTGGGGATCGCCGGCTTGATGGGGGCAGGACGCTCGGAGCTGGCACGCATTCTGTTCGGCCTGGAACCCGCCGCCCTGGGGCAGGTCGTTCTGTCCGGAGCGCCCTTCGGCCACCGCAGTCCCGCGGCCTGCATTGCGCGCGGCATGGGCTTCCTCACGGAGAACCGCCGTGATGAGGGACTTCTCATGGACGCTGACGTGCGCGAGAACGTCAGCTTGGCTGCTCTTCCGCGCTTTTCGGCGCGTGCGGGGCTTCTGGACGGAGCCGCGCTTGCCGCAGAGGTGGATGCGATTGCGCTCGCGGTGGGGATTCCGGCAAGCAAGCTAGAGGGAGCAGCCGTGAAGACCCTTTCGGGCGGCAATCAACAAAAGGTCGTCTTGGCAAAGTGGTTGCTCACCGAGCCCGATGTGTTCATCCTGGACGAGCCGACCCGTGGCGTCGACGTGGGAGCGAAGAGCGAGATCTACGCACTCATCAATCACCTGGTGGGTCGGGGTGCGGGGGTGCTGATGATTTCGTCGGAGCTCGAGGAGCTCATCGGGATGTGCGATCGGATCGTGGTCATGCACAAGGGCACGGTCACCGGCGAGTTTCGTAAAGAGTCTTTTCAGCGTGAGGAGATCTTGCGTCAGGCCTTCGGCGGAGGGCTCTCGTGA
- a CDS encoding ABC transporter permease, which translates to MTAPPAFPTQALGGRTRLRNVLLNHASLVLLGLVFTVFGVLAPRFFAFENLENILVQSSVLLMGAVGMTFVLLAAQIDLSVGSMMFLAAVPAGKLVLGGHSAGVALGAAVGVALVYGLLNALVVVKLRVAAFIVTLATLYIGRGLGLYITQTRAMNLPESLLAVGTTRVVGLPLPLVAALVVVALGHYTLSSTPYGRQLYAVGQDAEGARKAGLPVQRIRASVFLVSAVCAGLAGFVTIARVGVVSPTMGSQRELAMIAAAVLGGTSLFGGRGQVFPGTVVGALLIQTVETGLVILNVDPYLYPLFTAGIIFVAVAIDSLRNLERAKQSLRKIRPLGLPKPR; encoded by the coding sequence GTGACCGCGCCCCCTGCCTTTCCCACGCAGGCCCTCGGAGGACGAACTCGTCTCCGCAACGTTCTGCTCAACCACGCCTCCCTCGTGCTTCTTGGGCTCGTGTTTACGGTCTTTGGTGTGCTTGCGCCGCGCTTCTTTGCTTTCGAGAACCTGGAGAACATCCTGGTTCAGTCCTCGGTCTTGCTCATGGGGGCGGTGGGCATGACCTTCGTTCTTCTGGCTGCACAGATTGATCTGTCCGTGGGGTCGATGATGTTCCTGGCTGCGGTTCCCGCGGGCAAGCTCGTCCTTGGCGGGCATTCAGCAGGGGTGGCACTGGGGGCGGCTGTGGGGGTGGCGCTCGTCTACGGGCTGCTCAACGCGCTGGTGGTCGTGAAGCTTCGGGTGGCGGCCTTCATCGTCACGCTGGCAACGCTCTACATCGGGCGGGGTCTCGGGCTTTACATCACGCAGACCCGAGCGATGAATCTCCCGGAGTCGTTGCTGGCCGTGGGTACCACGCGGGTGGTGGGGCTGCCGCTCCCCCTCGTCGCGGCGCTCGTCGTCGTGGCCCTCGGGCACTACACGCTGTCCTCGACGCCCTATGGGCGGCAACTCTATGCCGTAGGGCAAGACGCCGAGGGCGCGCGCAAGGCAGGGTTACCCGTGCAGCGGATACGCGCCTCCGTGTTCCTCGTGAGCGCTGTGTGCGCGGGGCTGGCGGGCTTCGTGACGATCGCGCGGGTGGGAGTGGTCTCGCCCACCATGGGGAGCCAGCGCGAGCTGGCCATGATTGCTGCCGCCGTCCTGGGCGGTACGAGCCTGTTTGGCGGACGCGGCCAGGTGTTTCCAGGCACCGTCGTTGGTGCGCTTCTCATTCAGACCGTCGAAACCGGTCTCGTGATCCTCAACGTCGACCCTTATCTGTACCCTCTGTTCACGGCCGGCATCATCTTCGTGGCCGTGGCGATCGACAGCCTTCGCAACCTCGAGCGAGCGAAGCAAAGTCTCCGCAAGATCCGCCCCTTGGGGCTCCCAAAGCCGCGGTGA
- a CDS encoding sigma-70 family RNA polymerase sigma factor → MPEVCLDDLFRLHADQVARWASRLCGPGVEVDDVVQEVFMIAHRKRKEFRGDSRPSTWLYGITQNVVRHRRRNERVRRFFLGEVERDTQPARPTPVEEFERREASRAVYRALDALPEKYREVFVLFEIEGLSGAEICELTGRNASTIRVHLMRAREQFFKRLGALGYDNLRGDPGVANREGVSS, encoded by the coding sequence ATGCCTGAGGTGTGTCTCGACGACCTGTTCCGCCTGCACGCCGACCAGGTGGCACGCTGGGCGTCTCGCCTCTGCGGCCCCGGAGTCGAGGTCGACGACGTGGTGCAGGAGGTCTTCATGATCGCGCACCGCAAGCGGAAGGAGTTCCGGGGCGACTCCCGCCCGAGCACCTGGCTCTACGGGATCACCCAAAACGTGGTCCGGCACCGCCGCCGCAACGAGAGGGTGCGACGCTTTTTTCTGGGCGAGGTCGAACGCGATACACAGCCGGCCCGTCCCACGCCAGTGGAAGAGTTCGAGAGGCGAGAAGCGAGCCGCGCGGTGTACCGGGCCCTGGACGCGCTTCCGGAGAAGTACCGTGAAGTGTTCGTGCTCTTCGAGATCGAAGGGCTTTCCGGCGCCGAGATCTGTGAACTGACAGGACGCAATGCCTCTACGATTCGTGTGCACTTGATGAGGGCACGGGAGCAGTTCTTCAAGCGGCTCGGGGCGCTTGGCTACGACAACCTTCGCGGAGACCCTGGCGTCGCAAATCGAGAAGGGGTGTCGTCGTGA
- a CDS encoding methyltransferase gives MPRPLDDLASRILDRGFTPAQQDVEGLFVLLGSPDREQGRLAGRALARLGPPALAAARVRFPAAGPPLRARLCELIATVGADTGDEEVGAWLLACLADPEGATRRRAAAQLGKHAQVWASTKHAVEPALLGAWEATRDPADRRALAEALGKQGGAASQRSLAHLHDPRSAADALLGQRTERAQRQIEQRTLRHTPTRLRLEAALPAHTPVLLHVRAGLEPVLLEELAALPLRAPPRQVGPGRVRVHAERLADLYRARTFLHLGFPLPPGQGDPVAAVGEALTADATGALLRTLTEGPVRYRLDWGRTALGRTATQAVARQVQQQIPWLVNDATQAPWVVVVHLAGERVHVELWPRRSEGRSVDDRFAYRRVTMPASSHPTVAAALVRVAGHRDHDVVWDPFAGTGVELAERGLAGAYRCLYGSDLDPEAVDACRRNLAAAGLAKAEVVQADARRYTPPRPPTLIITNPPFGQRVVVHEGVGDLLAAVFSHAARCLAPRGRMVFVTPRVSVTARALSEAGLVRLRHLPVDLGGFAAHLELWEKR, from the coding sequence GTGCCCCGCCCCCTCGACGATCTCGCAAGCCGCATTTTGGATCGGGGTTTCACGCCTGCTCAACAGGACGTGGAGGGGCTCTTCGTTTTGCTGGGTTCACCCGACCGCGAACAAGGGCGCCTGGCCGGACGGGCTCTGGCCCGGCTCGGGCCCCCCGCGCTCGCGGCGGCGCGTGTCCGCTTCCCGGCGGCAGGTCCTCCGCTGCGCGCCCGGCTGTGCGAACTCATCGCCACGGTGGGCGCGGACACGGGCGACGAAGAGGTGGGCGCCTGGCTTCTCGCGTGCCTGGCTGACCCCGAGGGCGCCACCCGCCGGCGTGCCGCGGCCCAGCTGGGCAAACACGCTCAGGTGTGGGCCTCGACGAAGCACGCGGTGGAGCCCGCGTTGCTCGGCGCCTGGGAAGCCACCCGCGACCCGGCCGACCGACGGGCCCTCGCCGAGGCGCTGGGCAAACAAGGGGGAGCCGCTTCACAGCGAAGCCTGGCGCATCTTCACGACCCACGGTCCGCCGCCGACGCGCTCCTGGGGCAGCGCACGGAGCGGGCCCAGCGGCAGATCGAGCAGCGCACCCTGCGCCACACCCCCACCCGCCTCCGCCTCGAAGCCGCGCTTCCCGCGCACACCCCCGTGTTGCTACACGTGCGTGCGGGGCTCGAGCCTGTGCTGCTGGAAGAGCTGGCAGCCTTGCCCCTGCGCGCGCCCCCACGGCAGGTGGGCCCCGGGCGTGTGCGCGTGCACGCCGAGCGCCTCGCAGACCTTTACCGTGCCCGCACGTTTTTGCACCTCGGGTTTCCGTTGCCCCCGGGGCAAGGGGATCCCGTGGCCGCGGTGGGAGAGGCCCTGACGGCCGACGCCACGGGAGCGCTGCTGCGGACGCTCACCGAAGGCCCGGTTCGTTATCGTCTCGACTGGGGGCGTACGGCGCTCGGCCGCACCGCCACGCAGGCCGTGGCCCGGCAGGTGCAGCAGCAGATCCCCTGGCTCGTCAACGATGCCACGCAGGCGCCCTGGGTGGTGGTGGTGCACCTGGCGGGGGAGCGGGTGCACGTGGAGCTGTGGCCGCGAAGGAGCGAGGGGCGTTCGGTGGATGATCGCTTCGCGTATCGCCGCGTGACCATGCCTGCGTCCTCTCATCCCACGGTGGCCGCGGCGCTCGTGCGCGTGGCGGGACATCGGGACCACGACGTGGTGTGGGATCCCTTTGCCGGCACGGGTGTAGAGTTGGCGGAGCGAGGTCTCGCAGGCGCCTACCGATGTCTGTACGGCAGTGACCTAGACCCTGAAGCCGTGGACGCTTGCCGGCGCAACCTCGCCGCTGCGGGCCTCGCGAAGGCCGAAGTCGTGCAAGCAGACGCCCGCCGGTACACACCACCTCGGCCGCCCACGCTCATCATCACCAACCCCCCGTTCGGGCAAAGGGTGGTCGTGCACGAGGGTGTCGGTGATCTCCTCGCCGCGGTCTTCTCTCACGCGGCCAGGTGCCTTGCCCCGCGCGGACGCATGGTGTTCGTCACGCCCAGGGTCAGTGTGACGGCGCGGGCGCTTTCGGAGGCGGGCCTCGTGCGCCTGCGGCACCTGCCCGTGGATCTCGGGGGCTTTGCGGCCCACCTGGAACTTTGGGAAAAACGCTAG